The Xiphias gladius isolate SHS-SW01 ecotype Sanya breed wild chromosome 9, ASM1685928v1, whole genome shotgun sequence genome window below encodes:
- the narf gene encoding nuclear prelamin A recognition factor isoform X2, which produces MSEVNIAKRKEKCENCTKQCSKRQSEEGANSQQERDEVNGQVNEGSQLLLSACLSCDGCLSEEESLKISQQSLEEVERVLALNKKCDVSKHKVLVASVCPQSLPFFAVKFGLDISEATRKLCGFLKSLGVQYVFDTTLAAGFSILESQKEFIQRYRRRHHDSHALPMFTSSCPGWIRYSERVLGSLVTPHICTARSPQQIMGCLVKDYFSKQQKLSPEKIYHVVVAPCFDKKLEAVREEFYNSLLETRDVDCVLTSGEIYYLMEQKKFAVEELDSVPLDQVLGEAGDVALVRHEGRGSEGFLEHVFKHAATELFGLDVHEITYKTLRNRDFLEVTLERDGETLLQFAAIYGFRNIQTLVHRMRKGRVPYQLVEVLSCPGGCLSGRGQAESEAGRRVDKALVQQMEDTYSSLPLRLPEVNPTLHTLYQEWLQGQDSSQASTLLHTQYSNQAQIHVQPPHMQW; this is translated from the exons ATGTCAGAGGTCAACATAGCAAAGCGAAAGGAGAAGTGTGAGAACTGCACCAAACAG TGCAGCAAAAGGCAGAGTGAGGAAGGTGCCAACTCgcagcaggagagagatgaagtcAATGGACAg gTGAATGAAGGATCCCAGTTGTTGCTGAGTGCTTGTCTTTCCTGTGATGGCTGTctgtcagaggaggagagcCTAAAGATCTCTCAGCAGAGCCTGGAGGAAGTGGAGCGGGTTCTGGCACTCAATAAG AAGTGTGACGTGTCGAAGCACAAGGTGCTGGTTGCGTCGGTTTGTCCGCAGTCCCTGCCTTTCTTTGCTGTGAAGTTTGGTCTGGACATCAGTGAAGCCACTCGCAAACTCTGTGGCTTCCTCAAGAGCCTCG gagtacagtatgtgtttgacaCCACTCTGGCTGCAGGCTTCAGCATCTTAGAGAGCCAGAAGGAGTTTATTCAGAGGTATCGCAGGAGGCACCACGACTCCCATGCCTTGCCCATGTTCACCTCCTCCTGCCCAG GGTGGATCCGCTATTCAGAGCGTGTCTTGGGCAGTTTGGTCACCCCTCATATCTGCACAGCCAGGTCTCCCCAGCAGATCATGGGCTGTCTGGTCAAAGACTACTTCTCAAAACAGCAG AAGCTGAGTCCAGAGAAAATCTACCATGTGGTGGTGGCTCCCTGCTTTGATAAGAAGCTGGAGGCTGTCAGAGAGGAGTTTTACAACAGCCTGCTAGAGACCAGAGACGTGGATTGTGTCCTCACCTCAG GGGAGATCTATTACCTAATGGAGCAGAAGAAGTTTGCAGTGGAGGAGCTGGACTCAGTTCCACTGGACCAAGT GCTGGGAGAGGCTGGAGACGTAGCACTGGTGAGGCATGAGGGCCGAGGTTCTGAAGGTTTTCTGGAACACGTGTTCAAACATGCTGCCACAGAGCTCTTTGGTCTAGACGTCCATGAGATCACATACAAGACCCTCAG GAACCGGGACTTCCTAGAAGTGACCCTTGAGCGGGATGGAGAAACTCTGCTGCAGTTTGCTGCCATCTATGGTTTCAGGAACATCCAGACCCTGGTTCACCGTATGAGGAAGGGACGTGTGCCTTACCAGTTGGTGGAGGTGCTGTCCTGCCCTGGAG GGTGCTTGAGCGGCCGCGGTCAGGCAGAGAGTGAGGCAGGGAGACGGGTGGATAAAGccctggtccagcagatggAGGACACCTACAGCAGCCTGCCGCTCCGTCTCCCAGAGGTCAACCCCACCCTGCACACCCTCTATCAAGAGTGGCTGCAGGGCCAGGATTCCTCACAGGCCAGCACGCTGCTGCACACGCAGTACAGCAATCAGGCTCAGATCCACGTACAGCCCCCACACATGCAGTGGTGA
- the narf gene encoding nuclear prelamin A recognition factor isoform X1, whose product MSEVNIAKRKEKCENCTKQCSKRQSEEGANSQQERDEVNGQVNEGSQLLLSACLSCDGCLSEEESLKISQQSLEEVERVLALNKKCDVSKHKVLVASVCPQSLPFFAVKFGLDISEATRKLCGFLKSLGVQYVFDTTLAAGFSILESQKEFIQRYRRRHHDSHALPMFTSSCPGWIRYSERVLGSLVTPHICTARSPQQIMGCLVKDYFSKQQQKLSPEKIYHVVVAPCFDKKLEAVREEFYNSLLETRDVDCVLTSGEIYYLMEQKKFAVEELDSVPLDQVLGEAGDVALVRHEGRGSEGFLEHVFKHAATELFGLDVHEITYKTLRNRDFLEVTLERDGETLLQFAAIYGFRNIQTLVHRMRKGRVPYQLVEVLSCPGGCLSGRGQAESEAGRRVDKALVQQMEDTYSSLPLRLPEVNPTLHTLYQEWLQGQDSSQASTLLHTQYSNQAQIHVQPPHMQW is encoded by the exons ATGTCAGAGGTCAACATAGCAAAGCGAAAGGAGAAGTGTGAGAACTGCACCAAACAG TGCAGCAAAAGGCAGAGTGAGGAAGGTGCCAACTCgcagcaggagagagatgaagtcAATGGACAg gTGAATGAAGGATCCCAGTTGTTGCTGAGTGCTTGTCTTTCCTGTGATGGCTGTctgtcagaggaggagagcCTAAAGATCTCTCAGCAGAGCCTGGAGGAAGTGGAGCGGGTTCTGGCACTCAATAAG AAGTGTGACGTGTCGAAGCACAAGGTGCTGGTTGCGTCGGTTTGTCCGCAGTCCCTGCCTTTCTTTGCTGTGAAGTTTGGTCTGGACATCAGTGAAGCCACTCGCAAACTCTGTGGCTTCCTCAAGAGCCTCG gagtacagtatgtgtttgacaCCACTCTGGCTGCAGGCTTCAGCATCTTAGAGAGCCAGAAGGAGTTTATTCAGAGGTATCGCAGGAGGCACCACGACTCCCATGCCTTGCCCATGTTCACCTCCTCCTGCCCAG GGTGGATCCGCTATTCAGAGCGTGTCTTGGGCAGTTTGGTCACCCCTCATATCTGCACAGCCAGGTCTCCCCAGCAGATCATGGGCTGTCTGGTCAAAGACTACTTCTCAAAACAGCAG CAGAAGCTGAGTCCAGAGAAAATCTACCATGTGGTGGTGGCTCCCTGCTTTGATAAGAAGCTGGAGGCTGTCAGAGAGGAGTTTTACAACAGCCTGCTAGAGACCAGAGACGTGGATTGTGTCCTCACCTCAG GGGAGATCTATTACCTAATGGAGCAGAAGAAGTTTGCAGTGGAGGAGCTGGACTCAGTTCCACTGGACCAAGT GCTGGGAGAGGCTGGAGACGTAGCACTGGTGAGGCATGAGGGCCGAGGTTCTGAAGGTTTTCTGGAACACGTGTTCAAACATGCTGCCACAGAGCTCTTTGGTCTAGACGTCCATGAGATCACATACAAGACCCTCAG GAACCGGGACTTCCTAGAAGTGACCCTTGAGCGGGATGGAGAAACTCTGCTGCAGTTTGCTGCCATCTATGGTTTCAGGAACATCCAGACCCTGGTTCACCGTATGAGGAAGGGACGTGTGCCTTACCAGTTGGTGGAGGTGCTGTCCTGCCCTGGAG GGTGCTTGAGCGGCCGCGGTCAGGCAGAGAGTGAGGCAGGGAGACGGGTGGATAAAGccctggtccagcagatggAGGACACCTACAGCAGCCTGCCGCTCCGTCTCCCAGAGGTCAACCCCACCCTGCACACCCTCTATCAAGAGTGGCTGCAGGGCCAGGATTCCTCACAGGCCAGCACGCTGCTGCACACGCAGTACAGCAATCAGGCTCAGATCCACGTACAGCCCCCACACATGCAGTGGTGA
- the LOC120794467 gene encoding uncharacterized protein LOC120794467 gives MMKAHWWSCVLGLLCMPAVVILNPWTVSQNPLSISLMRVNSSAEITCSTSLSEPMGLYLNRRFHGEGDIVYLALQNRLVTKNTTSAKFIGRIHVTPSYGPSYGFTLRLSLLALDDTDLYYCTWSHFKPQTATRETQSSNGTIIIVREKEPQEQCKDHIEGLIMISFSVTAVVLFLFTGALILILRRKRFKRHFRPARAIKSTRYISPQHVCPQHRIQHCAYLNPSANTLDFRGIL, from the exons ATGATGAAAGCCCACTGGTGGAGCTGTGTGCTGGGATTACTCTGCATGCCTGCTGTGGTGATACTCAACCCCTGGACag TTTCTCAAAACCCCTTGTCCATCTCTCTGATGAGAGTAAACTCATCTGCTGAGATCACATGCTCCACATCGTTGTCTGAACCGATGGGGCTCTACCTGAACCGGCGTTTCCATGGTGAAGGGGACATTGTGTACCTAGCCTTGCAAAACAGACTGGTCACCAAGAATACGACGTCTGCCAAATTTATAGGCCGGATTCACGTGACTCCTAGCTACGGTCCTAGCTACGGGTTCACTTTGCGGCTGTCTCTGCTGGCGTTGGATGACACAGACTTGTATTACTGCACCTGGAGTCACTTCAAACCACAGACGGCGACGCGAGAGACCCAGTCCAGCAATGGCACCATTATCATTGTCAGAG AGAAGGAGCCCCAGGAACAATGCAAGGACCACATTGAGGGTCTCATCATGATTTCCTTTAGTGTGACAGCTGTCGTACTGTTTCTCTTCACCGGAGcgctgattttgattttgagacGCAAACGA TTTAAAAGGCACTTCAGACCTGCCAGAGCCATAAAATCCACCAGATATATCAGCCCTCAGCATGTCTGTCCTCAGCACAGAATTCAGCATTGTGCCTACTTGAACCCATCTGCAAATACTTTGGACTTCAGGGGCATTCTGTAA